The Flavobacterium sp. 140616W15 sequence AAGTGTTTCTCTGTATAAGGTTTGTAACTCCCAGTAGGGTTGAGGTTTAAAATTTTCAATTTCTTTAAAACGGTCAACTACCATAGCTAATGTTGGGGTTTGTACCCTTCCAATAGATAATACTTGTTTGTAGCCACCGTGCTTAACAGTGTACAAGCGGGTAGCATTCATACCCAATAACCAGTCGCCGATGGCTCTGGAAAACCCTGCATAGTATAAATTATCGTAGTTAGCAGAAGGTTTTAGATTTTCAAAACCTTCTTTTATAGCTTCGGTAGTTAATGATGAAATCCATAAACGCTGTACTTCGCCTTTATAATTGGCTTCGTTCATAACCCAACGCTGAATAAGTTCTCCTTCTTGTCCAGCATCCCCGCAGTTTATAACCAGTTCGGCTTTGTCAAATAACGTCTTTATGATTTTAAATTGCTTCTGAATACCTGAATTCTGGACTACTTTGGTTTCAAATTTTTCAGGAAGCATCGGTAGGTTGTTCAAATCCCAACTTTTCCAATGCGGTTTGTAGTCGTTAGGTTCTTTTAAGGTACATAAATGGCCGAAGGTGTAGGTTACAGCATAGCCGTTGCCTTCATAATACCCATCGTGTTTGGTATTGGCTCCTAAAACGGATGCGATTTCTCGTGCTACACTTGGTTTCTCAGCAATACAGACCTTCATTTTTCTCCTTCTAATTTGAATCGCGAAATTAAGGATTTTTTATAAGAAAGGAGCAAAGGTTCTTAGGAACAAAGGCACAAAGATGTGAAGTTGCTGAGTTGCAGAGGTACAAAGTTGCAGAGTTGAAAAAGAGATAAAGGTTTTATGTTTCACGCAGATTTTAAGTGATTCAAGCAGATAGGCGCAGAGAATGTAATAAAATCCGTAGAGTCTGTTTCAATCTACGGAATCTGCGTTTAATCTATGGCAGAAAAAAATAAACTCAATCTTGTCTTTCGGAGTCGAAGATATGAGTTATAGTGAGCTAATGAACCAATCTTTACAAAGTTGCTTTTCAATTATTGTCGATTCTGTAAAATGGATTTCGGCTGCGTTTATCTTGAGTGAAGTTGAATGTACTTAGTCTGGGAATATTTTAAAATTGAATCTTCTGATGGAAACAAAAGCTCTAGCCCTGATGGAAACGACATCCTTTTTCTGGCTTCTTTAGCCAGGAAAAGATATAGTGGACAGCAGGTCCCGATAGCTATCGGGATAGCTCCTTGAAATTTTAAAAATAGGGGTTGTAAAAGAGTTTAATTTTTAACTAAGCCTTCTTTCTTCTATCTGTTAGATATTTTCGAACTGGAATATCATAAAAAACCATTGTTAGATAAGCTACACCAAGTAGTAAAATTGTACCTGTAGTTATGATAAAAACAAGTTGAGTTGTATCTGGTTTGTAGGTTGTATAATAGTTAGCAAATACAAACATCACTGCATAATGAGTCATATATAACGGATAAGATATTTTTCCAGAGAAGATACACAATTGTTTGAATTCTTGCTTTAAAGTGGCTCCAGCTCCAAAAACGACTAACAAAGGAAAATAGAATAATACGATTAGGGGTTCAGTCAGCCAGTTCCATTCAGAAAAAGGCACAAAGAAGGCTAGAAGTAGTAATACTGATAAACCTATGAAACCTAGGTTTGATTTAATGATCCAATTAGAACGGAAAATCAACATACCTGCTAAAAAGGAATACGAAATACGTGCACAGCCATCCCAAAAGTTTTCTCCGCTCCAGCCACCCATTAGGGAACCTCCTGCACGATGACTGACAAAACAGATTCCTACTGCGGCTAAAAGAGTTAATAAAAAGAGGTTGCGACGGCTCAATTTATGAAGGAAGAGTACATAAAGTATATTGGCAACATATTCCCAGAACAACGACCAAGCCGGTGCATTTAAACCAAATAAGTTAAAATAACGATCTGGCATTACCGGAAATGGAATCATAAATAGTGAACACAGGAATATCAAAATTAATTTTCCTGTTTCGTAGGTTTCTGAGTGATTGGAAAAAGGATCAAAAAGGAAAGCTAATAAACCCAAGACAGAACCAAAAATGACCAAAGGATGCAATCTGATTAGTCGTAATTTAAAAAAATCGGTGATTTTCATTTTATCAATTCGGTCATGATAGGCGTAGGCAATAACAAAACCTGAGAGACAAAAGAAAAAGTCGACTGCTAAAAATCCGTGAGCGATGAAGTTTTCGTTGGGAGGATAAACGATTTCCATAAAATGGAAAATTACTATTGCTAATGCTGCTATTCCTCGTAGTCCATCAAGGATTTCAAAATGTTGTTTTGGTTTTAAAACTTCGGTATTTGGTGTGGTCATGGTTAGTAGTGTGGTATTTTAATAATGTGGCTTATAAACTCAATAATAAGAATTTGTAATCGGTTTCTACAAAGATTGATTTTTTCTGTTTATAAAAAAAGCTACAGGAATTATTTTCTTGTAGCTTTTTTGTGTTGTGTATTTGTTTAAGAACAAAGACTATATTGTATTTTACACTTTAAAAACATCAAGTTTTTTGATCCAGAAAATTCCTGACTCTAAAAACGTAAGTTTTGTTTTAATTACTTGATCTGTTTTATCTTTCGGGTTTTTGGTTACAAATCTTGCCTTCGAATTATTAAAATCTAATGTGTATTTATCATTAAAATCTTCTTTTTTATTAGATGAAAAAGTAATTACATTGTCTTTTGAGCTCCATTTTCCTTTTCCGTATTTATTTACTTCTGGAGGATTTCCTCCTTGTATTTTAGAATAGGAGTGAAAAAGGAATGTCCCATCTTGATTTAAGGTCAATTTATATTCAATTTCATGTTTTCCTTCTTCTGTAAGTGTACGATTATAATCGCCAGCAAACGGAGTCGTTTGTGCGAATAAAGTTAGGTTGAAAATTAAAAGTAAGGTGGTAATTAGTAGTTTCATTGGTTTGGTTTTGTTGGTTTTGAATTTGGTTGTTTGTGTTATTACATTGTTTTGAGGCTAGCGCGAGCACAATGTCATTAAGTTAAGCTTTTTTTAGCCAATGATGATTAATTATTTTCTCGCAAAGTCGCAAAAGCGCAAAGATTTTAGGTCTAAACTTGGTGGCTTGGCGACTTTGCGAGAGATTTATTCCGAACAGTATTAAAGTTTTTTTTCTTAACTTAATGACATTGAGCGCGAGCATCCTGCTCGGGACTAATTTTTTATTTTTTATCCGTTAGATATAAATTTGCAATATCTTCTATAAAACGTTGAGGATGTCCTCCTTGTAAATTGGTCAAAATAACTACTGAAATATCATCTTTTGGATAAATATACAAAGCATTTCTAGCGCCGCCTAAAGCAGTAATTACTGGGTTTTTATCTCTAAAATTAGTATCAAAACCAATTGCCGTTCCGTAGGTAGAATCGGCTGGACCTGGTTTTTTCCCGTTGTTTAATAGAGTAGGAGTCCAAAGCGTTTTTAGCGTTTCGGCTTTAAGTAAAGTGTTGTTTTGTAAAGCAATAACCCATTTTGCTATTTCGGTTGCGGTAGAATATATACTTGCAGCTGG is a genomic window containing:
- a CDS encoding acyltransferase, whose translation is MTTPNTEVLKPKQHFEILDGLRGIAALAIVIFHFMEIVYPPNENFIAHGFLAVDFFFCLSGFVIAYAYHDRIDKMKITDFFKLRLIRLHPLVIFGSVLGLLAFLFDPFSNHSETYETGKLILIFLCSLFMIPFPVMPDRYFNLFGLNAPAWSLFWEYVANILYVLFLHKLSRRNLFLLTLLAAVGICFVSHRAGGSLMGGWSGENFWDGCARISYSFLAGMLIFRSNWIIKSNLGFIGLSVLLLLAFFVPFSEWNWLTEPLIVLFYFPLLVVFGAGATLKQEFKQLCIFSGKISYPLYMTHYAVMFVFANYYTTYKPDTTQLVFIITTGTILLLGVAYLTMVFYDIPVRKYLTDRRKKA
- a CDS encoding copper resistance protein NlpE N-terminal domain-containing protein, which gives rise to MKLLITTLLLIFNLTLFAQTTPFAGDYNRTLTEEGKHEIEYKLTLNQDGTFLFHSYSKIQGGNPPEVNKYGKGKWSSKDNVITFSSNKKEDFNDKYTLDFNNSKARFVTKNPKDKTDQVIKTKLTFLESGIFWIKKLDVFKV